The genomic window ctctcctcttctcccttagggcccatgaaggcccaataacccccgggagggttccggtaacccccggtactccggtaaaatgccgatttcacccagaacacttccgatgtccaaacataggcttccaatatatcaatctttatgtctcgaccatttcgagactcctcgtcatgtctgtgatcacatccgggactccgaacaaacttaggtacatcaaaacttataaactcataataaaactgtcatcgtaacgttaagcgtgcggaccctacgggttcgagaactatgtagacatgacctagaactattctcggtcaataaccaatagcggaacctggatgcccatattggttcctacatattctacgaagatctttatcggtcaaaccgcataacaacatacgttgttccctttgtcatcggtatgttacttgcccgagatttgatcgtcggtatccaatacctagttcaatctcgttactggcaagtctctttactcgttacgtaatgcatcatcccataaccaactcattgatcacattgcttgcaaggcttatagtgatgtgcattaccgagagggcccagagatacctctccgacaatcggagtgacaaaacctaatctcgaaatacgccaactcaacatgtaccttcagagtcacctgtagtactcctttataatcacccagttacgttgtgacgtttggtagtacccaaagtgttcctccggtaaacgggagttgcataatctcatagttacaggaacatgtataagtcatgaagaaagcaatagcaatatactaaacgatcaactgctagtctaacggaatgggtcatgtcaatcacatcatgctcctaatgatgtgatcccgttaatcaaatgacaacacatgtctatggttaggaaacataaccatctttgattaatgagctagtcaagtagaggcatactagtgactatatgtatgtctatgtattcacacatgtatcatgtttccggttaatacaattctagcatgaataataaacatttatcatgatatgaggaaataaataataactttattattgcctctagggcatatttccttcaggttgttCGGAACTCATCTGGTGAAGTTATTATTTCTTCGTGGGACTTTCAGGGTCAGTGTTACAGCGTGAATGAAGCTGAGCTGCGTGCTTGCCTAGTAGGCCTTTATATTTGTATTACTCTTCATCAGTCCATTATTTTGGAGACTAGTTGTGCTTTTGTCCGTTCTTTCCTTGCAAAAGAGAATCTTGATAGGTCTCCGCTCGTTGATCTGAAGAAAGAAGCCTTGAGTATATCGAGGATGCTCAAGAATTGTAAAATTGTAAAAATTAACCGGCAGGACAATAAGGTGGCTCACAAAATTGCGAAGTTTAGCTTTATAAGTAAATCGGATGGGATTCTTCTTAATAGTGTTCCACCCTGCGTGGCGAATTTTGTAATGAACGATTGTAATAACGTAATtcattaattatttaattaactaATATAtgggttttttcaaaaaaaagtccCTTAACGCAGGACTCTTCTAAACGCTATAGCGTGcttacctacccccccccccacccccctccccacCCATTTCAGGGCGGGGCTCACTAACCAATCATAAGCCTGCAAATCTTTGTCCCCGTAATATCCATAAAAATCTGTCCGTAGATATAGCATTACTCATAATTGCATGCCAAACAAGTAGGCAAATTTCCATGCACAGACACATGTATAATTTCATAGTGAGATATTTTAAATATTTATAATAACAAGCaatttgaatatagttgcaggaCACATAATCCCAATAGATATTAACTGGAGCCGATCGTTGAACTCGTCAACACATTGGCATGAATATTCTTTTTCCCCCGTACATCGCTGCCATCTCCCTCTTCCCCAAGCTTTCACCTATACTCGTGATCCCCTTTCCGTGATCCCCCCGATCTAGGGTTATGACAAGCACGTGAGGCACTAGCACGCGTGATGTTTTCTAGTACGAGCTTTTCTTCTCCTATTCTTTGACACCCTCCAAATAAAGCAGGGCGAAACATATGGACGGAAATGCTCTCGATTCGCATTCTCCTCTGGCCTCCAAAGATCTCTAATTGTAAGCAATTAAACAACACCACCTTCTTCAATTCAATCTTGTTTGGTTGTGTTCTTCATCAGAGCAATCAAATGTGAGCCTCCTCTTCCTTGATTGATCTCTCGTGCGAGCATTTTTTGTTGGAATGTTTGGTTGAGTTCTTTGGTCAGATCGATCAAATGTTGTGTACCTTGAAGCTCCGGAGCCTCGTCTTCCTTTGGCGATCTTTCGTGATAGCACTGGTCTCGTTCATCTCCCATTTCATCTGGTAATCCATGCAACCGAGCAACTGTCAATCGCCATACACCCAAAATCCCCAATAAATAAATACATACATACACAAGAATTATCTTTGCTATCGATCGGGGACACGGAGAACTACTCGTTCTTGTCATGCATCTTCATCACCGTTCACGATGGGATCGGTGGACTACTACGAGATCCTGAATGTCGACCGGAGCGCGACCGACGACGACCTCCGCAGGGCCTACCGGCGGCTGGCCATGCGGTGGCACCTGGACAAGAACCCCGCCGGCGACAAGGACTCCGAGGCCAAGtttaaggacatcacccaagcctaCAACGTACGCTTTCATCCATGCATTCTGAACAGTGGATATAATCTGTGTGTAATGCTTGATCGTTTTGCTTTGCGTGATCAGGTTCTCAGCGACGCCAGTAAGAGGGCAGTGTACGACCAGTATGGGGAGGAGGGGCTCAAGGGCCCGCCACAGCAGCCCGTCGACGACGACATCTTCGCCGAGTTCTTCGGAAGCACGCCCTTCACGTACTGCAATAACGCGCGCGGCAGACAGCGGACGGCGTgcgacggcggcggcttgggacgGCCTTACGGCGCCAGGGATCAGGGCGGCGGGGCGCCACCACCGCCGGTGGAGACCAAACTGGCGTGCACGCTGGAGGAGCTCTACACGGGCGTCACCAAAAATATGAAGATCTCCAGGAATGTCGTCGACTCCAGCGGGTAAATGCACAAGATGTTCTGTTTGGATGCTGATAATTAGTTTTGTCTCATTTTTTGGATTTCGCTCAAAACGAAACGTCAGATTATTTTTTACCATTGCAAATCGAACGTTTTTGTGCAAATTACCTTGTGGGAGGGTGGCAAATTCTTCAAAGACACACGGCAATTTCTGGCAAACAAGGATTTGCTGTGAAAAAAATGCAGCGTTCGCTTGAAGAAATTGCCATGCTCGACAACATAAATTGTGATAAAAATTTGACGTCGTATTTTTAAGGTTACCAAAATATTATGGTACGTATCTCATAGGAGGATGAAGACGGAGTCCGAGGTTCTATCGATTGAGGTGAAGCCGGGGTGGAAGAAGGGTACCAAGATCACGTTCCCTGGCAAGGGCAACCAGCAGTGGAACCAGCCCCCCGCCGACCTGGTGTTTGCCATCGACGAAAGGCCACACCACATGTACCGCCGCGACGGCAAGGACCTGGTCACGGATGTCCGCCTCACCCTCGCGGAGGCCCTGGGCACGGTGATCGTGCTCCCCACCCTCGACGGCCGAGAGCTGGCGGTGGACGtgggcggcggccaggaggaggAAGCCCCCATGGTTCGCCCCGGCTATGAGCTCGTGGTGCCGATGGAGGGCATGCCCATCGCCCGCGAGCCCGGCCGCCGGGGAAGCCTCAGAATTCGGTTTGATGTCATGTTCCCGGACCGGCTCAAGCGCGATACGCGCCTGCAGATCAAGCGAATCCTGGAGGCCGACGCCGCTTCAAGCCTAGACGCCTGAGAGATATGTATGTATGTTTTTTCTTATGAAAAGCTTTAATGGCAGATTATATTATGTTTGTATAAATAGAGCTACATCACCCGCAACAGTGGTGGATTAGCACAATTTATTAGGGTGAGCCAATAGTGAGTCTGGCTGGTttttttctacttatttattttcttcatAGCTACTaacacatatgcccgtgcgttgcaatgggaaaaATTGATATTTTATGCAAACATAATGTCCCACAGCACCGGATTCACAATGAAGAACATGCTGCAACGCAATATCATTttacaaaatgaacataaaaaatacGATGCAATTTAGCCATGTTCATATTTTTTTGGCCGGGCATAATCTCCCACTGATTTCGTTTAAGTATAATCCTTCGTTTAATTACCATGACGTGCTCATCCGTTTTAGTTGGGAATCAAGTCCTTCCTTTTCTAATTTAGCAGTCTAACACATTGAAGCCTACAAATCCTTCTTTTAATTATCCTACCTTTTTACCTCAATTCCTTCCTTTAATTAGCCTCATCTATTTgaatattctactccctccgttcctaaatatttgtctttctagagatttcaaatggactaccacgtacggatgtatatagacatattttagagtgtagattcactcattttgctccgtattggtcacttgttgaaatctctagaaagacaaatatttaggaatggaggaagtatttATTAAAACCATAATCTTTCTTTTAGTTATTTGACCGGTTTACCCATAATCCTTTCTTTAATGAGCCACAtccatttaaatattttatttaagtCCACAATCCTTCCTTTAATTAGCTCATCCGCTTAATTATCTTGCCCTAAACATGAGGACTGTCATTCATATATTTATACGAGTTGGGATTAGTAAATGTGAATGACGTATAGGTCGTTGGTTGTTACATTGAAGATCAAGACAtgaggtcctgtgttcaattccaacaatgttgatttattttgacccaactATTTTTCGCATCTCTATGAAAGCCCATCAACATACAAGTACCTGGCCCAAATCCCTTAGCATGTGCACGAGCTAACAGTATGAAATTTTAGCGTCCACTtaaaccaaacgaaaaggactaaaccaaacctaGAATACCCATTCCCTGTAGTAGTAGGTAGAGATATGGGCTTGGCCAAAATCTCCCACCAATGGGCCCCACCCTACACCCTATTGCATCCGCCCTGACCGCAATTATATGAAGAAGAAAACATGATGGATCCATATTTCAGGTATAGTCTTGAGCATCCACCCTGACCCACATTACATGGACTTGCTAGAACGTGAGCTGCTCTAACAATCAATAACGATTATCTGATGAAAATTGTGACATAAAAGAGCACTCTTTGTAAATTTCCGCAGCCGGTCCAATGGAGTTACAATATTGTTGCATGATCTCAACGACCTCCGTGTAACCAATTTTGCTTAAGAATTAAGCCATTAAGGAGAGCACAAGCCTCAGCCGTCgtggttgttggaaatatgagcaatttgccgaatcattttattaacagaaatactagataaagcatgactaatatagcaaagataaaacaagtcatgcga from Triticum aestivum cultivar Chinese Spring chromosome 3B, IWGSC CS RefSeq v2.1, whole genome shotgun sequence includes these protein-coding regions:
- the LOC123066950 gene encoding dnaJ homolog subfamily B member 1, with the protein product MGSVDYYEILNVDRSATDDDLRRAYRRLAMRWHLDKNPAGDKDSEAKFKDITQAYNVLSDASKRAVYDQYGEEGLKGPPQQPVDDDIFAEFFGSTPFTYCNNARGRQRTACDGGGLGRPYGARDQGGGAPPPPVETKLACTLEELYTGVTKNMKISRNVVDSSGRMKTESEVLSIEVKPGWKKGTKITFPGKGNQQWNQPPADLVFAIDERPHHMYRRDGKDLVTDVRLTLAEALGTVIVLPTLDGRELAVDVGGGQEEEAPMVRPGYELVVPMEGMPIAREPGRRGSLRIRFDVMFPDRLKRDTRLQIKRILEADAASSLDA